From Spirosoma aerolatum, one genomic window encodes:
- a CDS encoding 3-keto-disaccharide hydrolase has product MKNRMTFLAATLLLGFCLSFTIRPTADGWVSIFDGKTFNGWKVTEESPGTFTIQDGAIVVNGPRAHLFYEGPVHNHNFKNFEWKASVKTMPGSNSGMFIHTAYQPSGWPSKGYEIQVNQTHTDWRKTGSVYGVQDVKEVFVKDDEWYTEHIIVNGKKVIIKVNDKVINDYTEPDSISTSSKPKKLSMGTIALQGHDPKSKVYYKDIMIKVLPD; this is encoded by the coding sequence ATGAAAAATCGCATGACTTTTTTAGCAGCAACGCTTCTACTGGGCTTCTGCTTAAGTTTTACCATTCGGCCAACGGCCGACGGCTGGGTTAGTATTTTCGACGGCAAGACATTCAACGGCTGGAAAGTCACCGAAGAAAGTCCAGGTACATTTACCATTCAGGATGGGGCTATTGTCGTCAATGGCCCACGGGCACACCTGTTTTACGAAGGCCCTGTTCATAATCATAATTTCAAAAACTTCGAGTGGAAAGCCAGTGTCAAAACGATGCCCGGCTCCAACTCGGGTATGTTTATCCATACGGCTTATCAGCCATCGGGCTGGCCATCAAAAGGATACGAAATCCAGGTCAACCAAACCCATACCGACTGGCGGAAAACCGGAAGCGTTTATGGCGTTCAGGACGTAAAAGAGGTTTTTGTTAAAGACGACGAATGGTATACTGAACACATCATTGTGAATGGTAAAAAAGTGATCATCAAAGTCAATGACAAAGTGATCAACGATTATACCGAGCCCGACAGCATCAGCACGTCGTCTAAACCCAAAAAGCTCAGCATGGGGACCATTGCCTTACAAGGCCACGACCCAAAAAGCAAAGTGTATTACAAAGACATCATGATTAAAGTGCTGCCAGATTAA
- a CDS encoding PE-PGRS family protein, with product MRSFVLLVLGLVFASCKLTVPSVFDAQFSSTPTEAPVTPGQIDEASGMVDSRTQPGSIWIEQDSGSPSELALLGYDGKVKGKITIPNSTNRDWEEMSIGPGPKDGTNYLYIGDIGDNNAQYSGYVIYRFPEPSSVQATVTGVERINFRYPDGPHDAEAMFVDPGTKDIYIITKREEKVRLYSLPYPQNINEVTVATAFGELPSFGGGGLANYVTSAAISPDGSEILVRTYTQMYYWKRNSGQSIADALQYGTSRQLTVRLEPQGEAVCFDKDNKGFFTISERANAASVNLYYYARK from the coding sequence ATGCGCAGTTTCGTTCTGCTGGTTTTGGGGTTGGTCTTCGCTTCTTGTAAGCTCACCGTTCCCAGTGTATTTGACGCTCAATTTTCATCAACACCCACCGAAGCACCCGTAACACCGGGTCAAATTGACGAGGCTTCGGGAATGGTCGACAGCCGTACTCAGCCCGGCTCTATCTGGATTGAGCAGGATAGTGGAAGCCCCAGTGAGTTGGCCTTGTTAGGCTATGATGGGAAAGTAAAAGGCAAGATTACCATACCGAATTCTACAAACCGCGATTGGGAAGAGATGTCAATCGGGCCAGGGCCTAAAGACGGTACTAATTATTTATACATTGGCGATATTGGCGATAACAACGCTCAGTATTCGGGTTACGTCATTTATCGATTTCCTGAGCCTTCATCTGTACAGGCTACTGTAACCGGCGTTGAGCGGATCAACTTTCGGTACCCTGACGGCCCACACGATGCCGAAGCCATGTTTGTCGATCCTGGAACCAAAGATATCTACATCATCACCAAGCGTGAAGAGAAAGTCCGGCTTTACAGTTTACCGTATCCACAGAATATTAATGAGGTAACGGTCGCGACAGCCTTTGGCGAACTACCTTCATTTGGGGGGGGAGGACTGGCCAATTACGTCACGTCGGCGGCTATTTCGCCGGATGGCAGCGAGATACTGGTTCGCACCTACACGCAGATGTATTACTGGAAGCGTAATAGCGGGCAATCCATTGCGGATGCATTGCAATACGGTACATCGCGCCAGCTAACGGTTCGGCTGGAGCCACAGGGGGAAGCCGTGTGTTTCGATAAGGATAACAAAGGCTTTTTTACCATCAGCGAACGAGCCAATGCGGCTTCTGTGAACCTTTATTATTACGCCAGAAAATAA